In Flavobacterium endoglycinae, one DNA window encodes the following:
- the porL gene encoding type IX secretion system motor protein PorL/GldL gives MALLSKKAMNFAYGMGAAVVIVGALFKITHFEIGPLTGTVMLSVGLLTEALIFALSAFEPVEDELDWTLVYPELANGQARKKEAKAENPTEAQGLLSQKLDSLLKEAKIDGELMSSLGNSIKNFESAAKGIAPTVDSIASTKKYGEELSLAAAQMESLNSLYKVQLESASRNAEANKEIAENASKLKEQMQSMTANIASLNNVYGGMLSAMSNKG, from the coding sequence ATGGCATTATTAAGTAAAAAAGCAATGAATTTCGCTTATGGTATGGGAGCGGCAGTAGTAATCGTTGGAGCTTTATTCAAAATTACTCACTTTGAAATTGGGCCATTAACAGGAACAGTTATGCTTTCAGTTGGTCTTCTTACTGAAGCATTAATCTTCGCGTTATCTGCTTTTGAACCGGTTGAAGATGAACTAGATTGGACTCTTGTTTACCCAGAATTAGCTAACGGACAGGCTAGAAAAAAAGAGGCTAAAGCTGAAAATCCAACTGAAGCACAAGGATTATTATCTCAAAAATTAGATTCATTATTAAAAGAGGCTAAAATTGACGGTGAATTAATGTCAAGCTTAGGAAACAGCATCAAAAACTTCGAATCAGCTGCTAAAGGAATTGCTCCAACTGTAGATTCTATTGCATCTACTAAAAAATACGGAGAAGAATTATCTCTTGCTGCTGCTCAAATGGAATCATTAAACAGTTTATATAAAGTACAATTAGAAAGTGCTTCTAGAAATGCTGAAGCTAATAAAGAAATCGCTGAAAATGCATCTAAATTAAAAGAGCAAATGCAATCTATGACTGCTAACATTGCTTCTTTAAACAATGTTTACGGTGGTATGCTTTCTGCAATGAGTAACAAAGGATAA
- a CDS encoding formimidoylglutamase, with protein sequence MEFDFLEPVSDVVLKYVNTLSSQELGSKIVFHTQDQFPDIDKIHIAIIGVLEDRRNINMVNEVNLTAVRKKLYGMFPGNWDASIADLGDILAGDSVEDTYFAVKKVTSSLIKNKVIPIVLGGSQDLTYALYRAYDDLEQMVNLVAVDNRFDFGKENETVSANSYLTQIIINEPNNLFNYCNIGYQTYYNSQEEIDLIEKLFFDAYRLGEISNQITLAEPVFRDADLVSIDLNSVKSSASGNMVSFEPNGFNGKEICALARYAGISDKVSSFGIFNHNSTVSESPIMAQIVWYFIEGYHYRSKEYPFGSRTNYLKYIVPLEEEELVFYKSDKTERWWIEIPYETNGSNKLKRNTLLPCSYDEYLSACNQELPERWWKAQRKNAL encoded by the coding sequence ATGGAATTTGATTTTCTAGAACCAGTAAGCGACGTAGTTTTAAAATATGTCAATACACTGTCTTCACAAGAACTTGGGAGTAAAATAGTTTTTCATACTCAAGATCAGTTTCCTGATATTGATAAAATCCATATTGCCATTATTGGGGTTTTAGAAGACCGTCGTAATATCAATATGGTAAATGAAGTGAATCTTACAGCAGTTCGTAAGAAGCTTTATGGAATGTTTCCAGGAAATTGGGATGCGTCAATTGCAGACTTAGGTGATATTTTGGCAGGAGATTCAGTAGAGGATACATACTTTGCAGTAAAGAAAGTAACTTCTTCCTTAATTAAGAACAAAGTTATTCCTATAGTCCTGGGAGGTTCTCAGGATTTAACATACGCTTTATATCGCGCATACGATGATTTAGAGCAAATGGTAAATTTGGTTGCGGTAGATAATAGATTTGATTTTGGAAAAGAAAATGAAACAGTTTCAGCAAATTCATACCTTACACAAATTATAATCAACGAACCAAATAATCTTTTTAATTATTGTAATATAGGATATCAAACCTATTATAACTCTCAGGAAGAGATCGATTTAATAGAAAAATTGTTCTTTGATGCGTATCGTTTAGGAGAGATTTCGAATCAAATTACTCTAGCTGAACCCGTTTTTAGAGATGCTGATTTAGTGAGTATTGATTTGAATTCAGTAAAATCCTCAGCCTCAGGGAATATGGTTTCTTTTGAGCCAAATGGGTTTAACGGAAAAGAAATTTGCGCTCTTGCCCGATATGCAGGAATCAGTGATAAAGTATCGTCTTTTGGGATTTTTAATCACAACAGTACAGTCTCAGAATCACCAATTATGGCTCAAATTGTATGGTATTTTATTGAAGGGTATCACTATCGTTCTAAAGAATATCCTTTTGGAAGCCGAACCAATTATTTAAAATATATTGTTCCGCTTGAAGAAGAAGAATTGGTATTCTATAAAAGTGACAAAACCGAGAGGTGGTGGATTGAAATTCCATACGAAACAAATGGCAGCAATAAATTGAAAAGAAATACGTTATTACCGTGTTCTTACGACGAATATTTGAGTGCTTGCAATCAAGAATTGCCAGAAAGATGGTGGAAAGCACAACGAAAAAATGCTTTGTAA
- the topA gene encoding type I DNA topoisomerase, producing the protein MAKNLVIVESPAKAKTIEKFLGSDFQVESSYGHIADLPSKEIGVDVENGFKPKYEVSPDKKALVTKLKSLSKNAETVWLASDEDREGEAISWHLAEELKLDTKKTKRIVFHEITKSAILKAIDNPREIDYNLVNAQQARRVLDRLVGYELSPVLWRKIKGGLSAGRVQSVSVRLIVEREREIQSFNAVATYSIVAEFVNEGGKAFKAKLPKNFNTKKEAEDFLNRNIGSKYKVGDLETKPTKKSPTAPFTTSTLQQEAARKLYLPVGITMQLAQRLYEAGLITYMRTDSVNLSKEAMDAAEAEIIKSYGKEYSKPRVFANKNKGAQEAHEAIRPTDMSRHSVNIDRDQARLYDLIWKRTLASQMSDAQLERTNVKIEADNHDEVFTASGEVLLFEGFLKVYLEGHDDDEEEQEGMLPALKVNEKLANNYITATERYSRPPARYTEASLVKKLEELGIGRPSTYAPTISTIINRNYVEKGTLEGVERNYTQLTLQNSKVGEKVLKENTGSDKGKLVPTDIGTIVTDFLVKNFGNILDYNFTAKVEQDFDEIAEGNIDWAKMMQDFYNQFHPNVKEVEANAERESGERILGKDADGRQVSVRLGKFGPMAQIGEADDEDKKFASLMADQNIGNITLEEALNLFLLPKNLGTYKGEEVEVSNGRYGPYVRHGNMFISLPRGEDPLSVSKERAQELIDEKALADAPIAVYKGEGVQKGVGRFGPFIKWNGLFVNVSKKYNFDNLSQADVEELIEDKLQKNIDKVIHNWEEEGIVVEKARWGRSVILKGKIKIELSKDVDASKLTLAQVQEMIEAKAPAKKTPAKKAAAKKAPAKKTTAKKK; encoded by the coding sequence ATGGCAAAGAATTTAGTAATAGTGGAGTCACCTGCAAAGGCAAAAACGATCGAGAAATTTCTCGGGAGCGATTTTCAGGTGGAGTCAAGCTATGGTCACATAGCAGACTTACCATCAAAGGAAATAGGGGTAGATGTAGAAAATGGTTTTAAACCTAAATACGAAGTTTCCCCAGATAAAAAAGCCTTGGTAACGAAACTAAAATCACTTTCTAAAAATGCCGAAACGGTTTGGTTAGCAAGCGATGAGGACCGCGAGGGAGAGGCTATTTCATGGCACTTGGCGGAAGAATTAAAATTGGATACAAAAAAGACCAAACGAATTGTTTTTCACGAGATTACAAAATCTGCTATTCTTAAAGCAATTGATAATCCAAGAGAAATTGATTATAATTTAGTAAATGCACAACAGGCTAGACGTGTTTTAGATCGTTTAGTAGGTTACGAATTATCTCCTGTTTTATGGAGAAAAATTAAAGGCGGACTTTCTGCTGGACGTGTACAATCTGTATCTGTACGTTTAATTGTAGAGAGAGAACGTGAGATTCAGAGCTTTAATGCAGTTGCAACGTATTCAATTGTAGCAGAATTTGTAAATGAAGGCGGAAAAGCATTCAAAGCGAAACTGCCAAAAAATTTCAATACAAAAAAAGAAGCCGAAGATTTCTTAAATCGAAACATCGGTTCTAAATATAAAGTAGGAGATTTAGAAACTAAACCTACTAAAAAATCACCAACAGCACCTTTTACAACTTCAACCTTGCAGCAGGAAGCAGCAAGAAAATTGTACTTGCCGGTTGGAATCACTATGCAGTTAGCTCAGCGTTTATACGAAGCGGGACTTATTACTTATATGAGAACCGACTCTGTGAATCTTTCAAAAGAAGCAATGGACGCAGCTGAAGCAGAAATCATTAAATCTTACGGAAAAGAATATTCAAAACCTCGTGTTTTTGCTAATAAAAACAAAGGTGCTCAAGAAGCACACGAGGCAATTCGTCCAACAGATATGTCTCGTCACTCCGTTAATATTGATCGTGACCAAGCTCGTTTATACGATTTGATCTGGAAAAGAACTTTGGCTTCTCAAATGAGCGACGCACAGTTGGAAAGAACAAACGTAAAAATAGAAGCAGATAATCATGATGAAGTTTTTACAGCTTCTGGAGAAGTATTACTTTTTGAAGGTTTCTTAAAAGTGTATTTAGAAGGTCATGATGATGATGAGGAAGAACAAGAAGGAATGCTTCCAGCTTTAAAAGTAAACGAAAAACTAGCTAATAATTATATTACAGCTACAGAACGATATTCTAGACCGCCGGCTCGCTATACAGAGGCTTCTTTAGTAAAGAAGTTAGAAGAGCTTGGAATTGGTCGTCCTTCTACTTATGCGCCAACAATTTCAACAATTATCAATAGAAATTATGTTGAAAAAGGAACATTGGAAGGTGTAGAACGTAATTACACACAGCTTACTTTGCAAAATAGTAAAGTAGGAGAGAAAGTTCTAAAAGAAAATACAGGTTCTGATAAAGGGAAATTAGTTCCAACTGATATTGGTACCATCGTTACGGATTTCTTGGTAAAGAATTTCGGAAACATTTTAGATTATAATTTTACTGCCAAAGTTGAACAGGATTTCGATGAAATTGCTGAAGGAAACATCGACTGGGCAAAAATGATGCAGGATTTCTACAATCAGTTTCACCCAAATGTAAAAGAAGTTGAAGCAAATGCTGAACGTGAAAGCGGTGAAAGAATTCTAGGGAAAGATGCTGATGGAAGACAAGTTTCTGTTCGTTTAGGAAAATTTGGGCCAATGGCTCAGATTGGAGAAGCAGATGATGAAGATAAAAAGTTTGCCAGCTTAATGGCAGATCAAAATATTGGAAATATTACTCTAGAAGAAGCTCTGAATTTATTCTTGCTTCCTAAAAATCTAGGTACCTATAAAGGAGAAGAAGTGGAAGTGAGCAATGGTCGTTATGGTCCTTACGTTCGTCACGGAAACATGTTTATTTCATTGCCTAGAGGAGAAGATCCGCTGAGTGTTTCAAAAGAAAGAGCTCAGGAATTAATCGATGAAAAAGCATTGGCCGATGCTCCAATTGCGGTTTATAAAGGAGAAGGTGTTCAAAAAGGAGTGGGGCGTTTTGGTCCATTTATCAAATGGAACGGTCTTTTTGTAAACGTAAGCAAAAAGTACAATTTTGATAATTTATCTCAGGCTGATGTTGAAGAATTAATTGAAGATAAGCTTCAAAAGAATATCGACAAAGTAATTCATAACTGGGAAGAAGAAGGAATTGTAGTTGAAAAAGCACGTTGGGGGCGATCAGTGATTTTGAAAGGAAAAATCAAAATTGAATTGAGTAAAGATGTTGATGCTTCAAAATTAACACTAGCTCAGGTTCAGGAAATGATTGAAGCAAAAGCTCCAGCTAAAAAGACTCCGGCAAAAAAGGCGGCAGCAAAGAAAGCTCCGGCAAAAAAGACAACAGCGAAAAAGAAATAA
- the porK gene encoding T9SS ring complex lipoprotein PorK/GldK, with protein MKKFIAFTAMLTLVIGCGKSGDKGELVGVTGGKWHPEKPYGMTLVPGGSFIMGKSDADLANVEDAPTKSVTVRSFYMDETEITNSEYRQFVEWVKDSTMRVRLAILADETGQKSTGDKGKKGGSIADYAFNDSEPDKMTAYDKYMYDNYYSVGTKDDPYAGRKLNKKVKLIRDTKAYPDEYYAEVMDSMYLPIEESYNGLRTIDVNKLKFRYSWMDIQAAAKAKVGKRKDFVKTEQVNVYPDTTVWIKDFAYSYNEPMHNDYFWHKAYGDYPVVGVTWKQAKAFCAWRTLNKNSYIKSKKKGRDLVNAFRLPTEAEWEYAARGGLESATYPWGGPYTKSDRGCFLANFKPNRGDYAADEALYTVEAKSYEPNGYGLYNMAGNVSEWTDSAYNPNAYEYVSTMNPNVIDGNNQRKVVRGGSWKDVAYFLQVSTRDHEYADSARSYIGFRTVQDYMGTQVTGNGTGKKK; from the coding sequence ATGAAGAAGTTTATTGCATTTACAGCAATGTTAACACTAGTAATCGGCTGTGGTAAGTCAGGTGACAAAGGTGAATTAGTTGGTGTTACAGGAGGGAAATGGCACCCTGAAAAACCGTATGGAATGACTTTGGTTCCGGGTGGATCTTTTATTATGGGTAAATCTGATGCTGATTTAGCTAATGTGGAAGACGCTCCAACTAAATCAGTAACTGTTCGTTCTTTTTATATGGACGAAACTGAGATTACAAATAGTGAATACCGTCAATTCGTGGAGTGGGTAAAAGACTCTACAATGAGAGTTCGTCTTGCTATTTTAGCTGATGAAACTGGTCAAAAAAGTACTGGTGACAAAGGTAAAAAAGGCGGAAGCATCGCTGATTATGCATTTAATGATTCTGAGCCAGATAAAATGACGGCTTATGATAAATATATGTATGATAACTACTATAGTGTAGGAACAAAAGATGATCCGTATGCTGGTAGAAAATTAAACAAAAAAGTTAAATTAATCAGAGATACTAAAGCTTATCCAGATGAGTACTATGCTGAAGTAATGGACTCAATGTATTTACCAATTGAAGAATCATACAATGGTTTAAGAACAATTGATGTAAATAAATTGAAATTCCGTTATTCTTGGATGGATATTCAGGCTGCTGCTAAAGCAAAAGTTGGAAAAAGAAAAGACTTCGTAAAAACGGAGCAAGTAAATGTGTATCCTGATACAACAGTTTGGATTAAAGATTTCGCTTATTCATATAATGAACCAATGCACAATGATTATTTCTGGCACAAAGCTTATGGAGATTATCCTGTAGTAGGTGTGACTTGGAAACAAGCTAAAGCTTTCTGTGCTTGGAGAACATTAAACAAAAACAGTTATATTAAATCTAAGAAAAAAGGACGTGACTTAGTTAACGCATTCAGACTTCCAACAGAGGCTGAGTGGGAATATGCTGCAAGAGGTGGTCTGGAGTCTGCTACATACCCTTGGGGAGGACCTTACACGAAGAGTGATAGAGGTTGTTTCCTTGCAAACTTCAAACCAAATAGAGGAGATTACGCTGCTGATGAAGCTTTATACACAGTTGAAGCTAAATCATACGAGCCAAATGGTTACGGATTATACAATATGGCAGGAAACGTTTCTGAGTGGACAGATTCTGCTTATAATCCAAATGCATACGAATACGTTTCTACAATGAACCCTAACGTAATTGATGGAAACAACCAAAGAAAAGTTGTTCGTGGAGGATCATGGAAAGATGTTGCTTACTTCTTACAGGTAAGTACTCGTGATCACGAATATGCTGATTCTGCTAGAAGTTATATTGGTTTCAGAACTGTACAAGATTACATGGGAACACAAGTAACTGGAAACGGAACTGGCAAAAAGAAATAA